The proteins below are encoded in one region of Bos indicus x Bos taurus breed Angus x Brahman F1 hybrid chromosome 2, Bos_hybrid_MaternalHap_v2.0, whole genome shotgun sequence:
- the SF3B1 gene encoding splicing factor 3B subunit 1 isoform X3 has translation MAKIAKTHEDIEAQIREIQGKKAALDEAQGVGLDSTGYYDQEIYGGSDSRFAGYVTSIAATELEDDDDDYSSSTSLLGQKKPGYHAPVALLNDIPQSTEQYDPFAEHRPPKIADREDEYKKHRRTMIISPERLDPFADGFYSAA, from the exons aTATTGAAGCACAGATCCGAGAAATTCAAGGCAAGAAGGCAGCTCTTGATGAAGCTCAAGGAGTGGGCCTTGATTCTACGGGTTATTATGACCAGGAAATTTACGGTGGAAGTGACAGCAGGTTTGCTGGATATGTGACATCAATTGCTGCAACTGAACTTGAAGAT GATGACGATGACTACTCATCATCTACAAGTTTGCTTGGTCAGAAGAAGCCAGGATATCATGCCCCTGTGGCATTGCTTAATGATATACCACAGTCAACAGAACAG TATGATCCATTTGCTGAGCATAGACCTCCGAAGATTGCAGATCGGGAAGATGAATACAAAAAGCACAGGCGGACCATGATAATTTCCCCTGAGCGTCTTGATCCTTTTGCAGATG GCTTCTATTCTGCTGCTTGA